In Streptomyces sp. NBC_01426, one genomic interval encodes:
- a CDS encoding DUF5107 domain-containing protein, with protein MATTVRRAVLTLPGAPLGPENPLPALRAPDGVHELDERSRRGLPRDMARQIGYEPLRSLLPVRIRDGYGRERAQREYEAIVIENAHLRVTVLPGLGGRIHSLVHLPTGRELLYRNPVLQPANFALNGAWFSGGVEWNIGATGHGALACAPLHAALVPGPDGDTMLRLWEWERLRETPFQVDLWLPEGSEFLYVGVRVRNPHERPAPLYWWSNIAVPEDAGTRVLVPADEAWHFGYERELRRVPVPEWEGVDRTYPLRGTYPADYFYEVQDTDRPWIASLDADGRGLVQSSTGRLRGRKLFTWGAGTGGRRWQEWLTEPGTVGYAEIQAGLARTQLEHVRLDAGAEFSWLEAYGALSADASTVHGNDWGAARVAAGTALETALPRQELDAAYEAWRGCADTEPGERLATGSGWGALEVLRAGFKLPGTPFEESTLGEEQAPWLELWRSGAFPRPKRAAPPGPSLVAPHWRDMLETAPADPLTEYHLGVAQWHAGDIAQAVRSWERGLAPAPSRWPLLRCLAESDALAGHLDRAADRYTEAFANLVDESGGDAGWPAAESALGREAMTALLAAGEPARARAVWDRLRPAQREEGRFRLLAARLLAAEGHVAAARRVFEEGLELADLREGEEILTEVWATLTDRPLPPAYDFRMRPPKPSP; from the coding sequence ATGGCCACCACCGTCCGACGCGCCGTACTGACCCTCCCCGGAGCCCCGTTGGGCCCCGAGAACCCACTGCCCGCCCTGCGCGCGCCCGACGGGGTGCACGAACTGGACGAGCGGTCGCGCCGGGGACTGCCCCGCGACATGGCGCGGCAGATCGGCTACGAGCCGCTGCGCTCGCTGCTTCCCGTCCGGATCCGCGACGGCTACGGACGGGAGCGGGCGCAACGCGAGTACGAGGCGATCGTCATCGAGAACGCGCACCTGCGCGTCACCGTGCTGCCCGGGCTCGGCGGCCGGATCCACTCCCTCGTCCACCTGCCGACGGGACGCGAACTCCTCTACCGCAACCCGGTGCTCCAACCCGCCAACTTCGCCCTCAACGGCGCCTGGTTCTCCGGTGGCGTCGAATGGAACATCGGCGCCACCGGGCACGGCGCCCTCGCCTGCGCCCCGCTGCACGCCGCGCTCGTCCCCGGGCCCGACGGCGACACGATGCTGCGGCTGTGGGAATGGGAACGGCTGCGCGAGACCCCGTTCCAGGTGGACCTGTGGCTGCCCGAGGGCTCGGAGTTCCTGTACGTCGGCGTCCGCGTGCGCAACCCGCACGAGCGACCCGCGCCCCTCTACTGGTGGTCCAACATCGCCGTCCCCGAGGACGCCGGCACCCGTGTCCTCGTCCCGGCGGACGAGGCCTGGCACTTCGGGTACGAACGCGAGCTGCGCCGTGTCCCCGTACCGGAGTGGGAGGGCGTCGACCGCACGTACCCGCTGCGCGGCACGTACCCGGCCGACTACTTCTACGAGGTCCAGGACACGGACCGCCCCTGGATCGCCTCGCTCGACGCCGACGGGCGGGGGCTCGTCCAGAGTTCGACGGGGCGGTTGCGCGGACGCAAGCTCTTCACGTGGGGCGCGGGCACCGGCGGCCGGCGCTGGCAGGAGTGGCTGACGGAACCGGGCACGGTCGGCTACGCCGAGATCCAGGCCGGCCTGGCCCGCACCCAACTCGAACACGTACGCCTCGACGCCGGCGCGGAGTTCAGCTGGCTGGAGGCGTACGGAGCCCTGTCGGCGGACGCCTCGACGGTGCACGGCAACGACTGGGGCGCCGCCCGCGTCGCGGCCGGGACGGCCCTGGAGACGGCGCTGCCCCGGCAGGAGCTGGACGCGGCGTACGAGGCGTGGCGGGGCTGCGCCGACACCGAACCGGGCGAGCGGCTCGCGACGGGCTCCGGCTGGGGCGCACTGGAGGTGCTGCGCGCGGGCTTCAAGCTGCCCGGCACCCCCTTCGAGGAATCGACCCTCGGGGAGGAGCAGGCCCCCTGGCTGGAGTTGTGGCGCTCCGGGGCGTTCCCCCGGCCCAAACGGGCCGCCCCGCCCGGCCCCAGCCTGGTCGCCCCGCACTGGCGGGACATGCTGGAGACCGCGCCCGCCGACCCGCTGACCGAGTACCACCTGGGCGTGGCCCAGTGGCACGCCGGTGACATCGCCCAGGCCGTGCGCAGTTGGGAGCGCGGGCTCGCGCCGGCGCCGTCGCGGTGGCCGCTGCTGAGGTGCCTGGCGGAGTCCGACGCGCTGGCCGGCCACCTCGACCGGGCTGCCGACCGCTACACGGAGGCGTTCGCGAACCTGGTCGACGAGAGCGGCGGAGACGCCGGCTGGCCGGCCGCCGAGTCCGCGCTCGGGCGGGAGGCGATGACCGCCCTGCTGGCGGCCGGCGAACCGGCCCGGGCCCGCGCGGTGTGGGACCGACTGCGGCCGGCGCAGCGCGAGGAGGGCCGCTTCCGGCTCCTCGCGGCGCGGCTCCTCGCGGCGGAGGGCCATGTGGCCGCGGCCCGCCGCGTCTTCGAGGAGGGCCTCGAACTGGCCGACCTCCGGGAAGGGGAGGAGATCCTGACCGAGGTGTGGGCCACGCTCACCGACCGCCCGCTGCCACCCGCGTACGACTTCCGCATGCGCCCGCCGAAACCGTCCCCGTGA
- a CDS encoding arginase family protein: MRTIVLLDAPSNLGLRPPAPGTVPGVYKLAGALREQGLLARLGAREGGVVVPPRYDRGDWKEGDGVFHADALARYTVALADRIEAHLRDGEFPVVLGGDCSIQLGAALAMRRLGRYGLAAVDGSADFRHPGNTAVNGPVGAAGGEELALSTGRGQADLADLEGLRPYLRDEDVRLFGVRDGDEDLPELRAAGIQVATVGEIRERGAGPVARDALEGLHPPDTAGFWVHLDADVLDPSVMPAVDSPDPGGLIPDELAELLGVLARSPRCVGLNVTIYDPDLDPDGRAGALLADLVAGAFA; the protein is encoded by the coding sequence ATGCGAACCATCGTGTTGCTCGACGCCCCCTCCAACCTGGGCCTGCGCCCGCCCGCGCCCGGCACCGTACCCGGGGTCTACAAGCTGGCGGGAGCCCTGCGCGAACAGGGGCTCCTCGCCCGGCTCGGCGCGCGCGAGGGCGGGGTCGTCGTCCCGCCGCGCTACGACCGGGGCGACTGGAAGGAGGGCGACGGGGTCTTCCACGCCGACGCCCTCGCCCGCTACACCGTCGCCCTCGCCGACCGCATCGAGGCGCACCTGCGGGACGGGGAGTTCCCCGTCGTGCTCGGCGGGGACTGCTCGATCCAACTCGGCGCCGCACTGGCCATGCGGCGCCTCGGCCGCTACGGACTGGCCGCCGTCGACGGCTCCGCGGACTTCCGCCACCCCGGGAACACCGCGGTCAACGGGCCCGTCGGCGCCGCCGGCGGCGAGGAGCTGGCCCTGTCCACCGGACGCGGCCAGGCCGACCTCGCCGACCTCGAAGGGCTCCGCCCGTACCTGCGCGACGAGGACGTGCGCCTCTTCGGCGTCCGCGACGGCGACGAGGACCTCCCGGAGCTGCGCGCCGCCGGGATCCAGGTCGCCACCGTCGGGGAGATCCGCGAACGCGGCGCCGGCCCCGTCGCCCGGGACGCCCTGGAGGGACTCCACCCGCCGGACACGGCCGGCTTCTGGGTGCACCTCGACGCCGACGTCCTGGACCCCAGCGTGATGCCGGCCGTCGACAGCCCCGACCCGGGCGGACTGATCCCCGACGAACTCGCAGAACTGCTCGGGGTGTTGGCCCGATCCCCGCGCTGCGTCGGCCTCAACGTCACGATCTACGACCCGGACCTGGACCCCGATGGGCGCGCGGGGGCCCTGCTCGCCGACCTGGTGGCGGGAGCGTTCGCCTGA
- a CDS encoding alpha/beta hydrolase, with protein MKKRAAVLLSISTVAAALASPVTAAPAAATAPTAPALRWTDCKTPRHPTLQCASLKVPLDHDRPAGRQIALALTRVPHTSATSRGPLLVNPGGPGGSGRALAGYIASALPKDVAGSFDVIGFDPRGVGRSEPALDCGGGHFTPVRPDSVPLDRATEQANLERVKAFAESCQTKHADVLPYIGTVSAARDLEVLRTALGAPKLSYFGYSYGTYLGAVYARLHPDRVDRLVLDSVVDPAGVWYEDNLAQDQAFDARHKAFLAWVARYDEKYRLGTDPARIEARWYEMRDALRTAPAGGKVGPSELEDTFMPGGYYNGYWPHLAEAFSAYAVDKDPKPLVSAYERFGAVEPSAGNSYSVYTAVQCRDSAWPRNWNQWRADMWRTHAKAPFMTWNNAWYNAPCAFWPTEPLQAPDVTNTELPQALLFQATEDAATPYEGAVSMKGKLKGAALVVEQGGGNHGIALSGNKCLDEKLSAYLRTGKAADAGCPAQPAPTPAAVTRAVPPSAGGAALHGLLGFRG; from the coding sequence ATGAAGAAGCGCGCCGCCGTCCTGCTGTCGATCTCCACCGTGGCCGCCGCCCTCGCGAGCCCGGTCACCGCCGCCCCGGCGGCCGCCACGGCCCCGACGGCCCCGGCCCTGCGCTGGACCGACTGCAAGACGCCCCGCCATCCCACGCTCCAATGCGCCTCCCTCAAGGTCCCGCTCGACCACGACCGGCCCGCCGGCCGACAGATCGCCCTCGCGCTGACCCGCGTCCCGCACACCTCCGCGACGTCCCGGGGGCCCCTGCTGGTCAACCCCGGCGGCCCCGGCGGCAGCGGGCGCGCCCTCGCCGGGTACATCGCCTCCGCGCTGCCCAAGGACGTGGCCGGCTCGTTCGACGTGATCGGCTTCGACCCGCGCGGCGTGGGCCGGAGCGAGCCCGCCCTGGACTGCGGCGGCGGGCACTTCACCCCCGTGCGTCCCGACTCCGTGCCCCTGGACCGGGCGACCGAGCAGGCCAACCTGGAGCGGGTCAAGGCCTTCGCCGAGTCCTGCCAGACCAAGCACGCGGACGTCCTCCCGTACATCGGCACCGTCTCGGCCGCCCGCGACCTGGAGGTGCTGCGCACGGCGCTCGGCGCACCGAAGCTCAGCTACTTCGGGTACTCCTACGGGACCTACCTGGGTGCCGTGTACGCCCGGCTGCACCCGGACCGGGTGGACCGGCTGGTGCTGGACTCCGTCGTGGACCCGGCCGGCGTCTGGTACGAGGACAACCTCGCCCAGGACCAGGCCTTCGACGCCCGCCACAAGGCCTTCCTCGCCTGGGTGGCCCGGTACGACGAGAAGTACCGGCTCGGCACCGACCCGGCCCGGATCGAGGCGCGCTGGTACGAGATGCGCGACGCGCTGCGCACGGCGCCGGCGGGCGGCAAGGTGGGCCCCTCCGAACTGGAGGACACCTTCATGCCGGGCGGCTACTACAACGGCTACTGGCCGCACCTCGCCGAGGCCTTCTCCGCGTACGCGGTGGACAAGGACCCCAAGCCGCTGGTGTCGGCGTACGAACGGTTCGGCGCGGTGGAGCCCTCGGCGGGCAACAGCTACAGCGTCTACACCGCGGTGCAGTGCCGGGACTCGGCCTGGCCGCGGAACTGGAACCAGTGGCGCGCCGACATGTGGCGCACGCACGCCAAGGCGCCCTTCATGACCTGGAACAACGCCTGGTACAACGCCCCCTGCGCGTTCTGGCCGACGGAACCCCTGCAGGCCCCGGACGTGACCAACACCGAGCTTCCCCAGGCGCTGCTGTTCCAGGCGACGGAGGACGCGGCGACCCCGTACGAGGGCGCGGTCAGCATGAAGGGCAAGCTCAAGGGCGCGGCCCTGGTGGTCGAGCAGGGCGGCGGCAACCACGGGATCGCCCTGAGCGGCAACAAGTGCCTGGACGAGAAGCTGTCCGCGTACCTGCGCACCGGCAAGGCCGCCGACGCCGGCTGCCCCGCGCAGCCCGCACCGACGCCGGCCGCCGTGACGCGCGCGGTCCCGCCCTCGGCGGGCGGGGCGGCCCTGCACGGCCTGCTGGGCTTCCGCGGCTGA
- a CDS encoding S9 family peptidase: MAPLTPPRPYGGWPSPIDAALAAALDGRPEYVGTIGPEVWWTEPRPEEEGRRTLVRRPADGRPERSVLPAPWNVRSRVTEYGGRPWAGAERDSGGPLLVFVHFADQRLYAYEPDAPGAPAPRPLTPVGTVGGGLRWADPVLRGDEVWCVLEEFTGPAPTDVRRVLAAVPLDGSAAEDRDTVRELTDDRHRFTTGPRLSPDGRTVARLVWDHPRMPWDGTELLLAEVTGDGAIGAPRTVLGGPDEAVAQVEWAADGTLLAVSDRGGWWNPYRVDPHSGEAVNLCPREEEFGGPLWKPGLSWLAPLPDGLVAVLHGQGSSVLGVLDPESGDLVDAAGPWTAWQPTLAVSDSRVFGVAASPRSGYEVVELDTATGHARVIGARAADPVDPSYYPEPQSRTFTGPDDREIHAHVYPPHHPDRPAPADELPPYVVWVHGGPTDHVPPVLDLHIAYFTSRGIGVVEVNYGGSSGYGRAYRERLREQWGVVDVEDCAAVARALAAEGTADPDRLAIRGGSAGGWTAAASLAATDLYACAAIIYPVLDLRGFAAETHDLESRYIDGLAGPPATLDLLCRERSPVARADRITAPFVLLQGLDDPICPPAQAERLLAALRGRAVPHAYVTFEGEGHGFRRADTMVRALEAELSLYAQVFGIERTDVPRLPLEP; the protein is encoded by the coding sequence ATGGCGCCCCTCACCCCGCCCCGGCCCTACGGCGGCTGGCCCTCGCCCATCGACGCCGCGCTCGCCGCCGCACTCGACGGGCGGCCCGAGTACGTGGGCACCATCGGCCCCGAGGTGTGGTGGACCGAGCCCAGGCCGGAGGAGGAGGGCCGCCGGACCCTCGTCCGGCGCCCCGCCGACGGCCGGCCCGAACGGTCCGTGCTGCCCGCGCCCTGGAACGTCCGCAGCAGGGTCACCGAGTACGGGGGGCGCCCCTGGGCCGGCGCCGAACGGGACTCCGGCGGCCCGCTGTTGGTCTTCGTCCACTTCGCCGACCAGAGGTTGTACGCGTACGAACCGGACGCGCCCGGCGCCCCGGCCCCCCGACCGCTCACCCCCGTGGGCACGGTCGGCGGCGGGCTGCGCTGGGCCGACCCGGTGCTGCGCGGCGACGAGGTCTGGTGCGTGCTGGAGGAGTTCACCGGACCCGCGCCGACCGACGTGCGGCGCGTCCTGGCCGCCGTACCCCTGGACGGCTCGGCCGCCGAGGACCGCGACACCGTGCGCGAACTCACCGACGACCGGCACCGGTTCACCACCGGCCCCCGACTCTCCCCGGACGGGCGCACCGTGGCCCGACTCGTCTGGGACCACCCCCGGATGCCCTGGGACGGCACGGAGCTGCTGCTCGCCGAGGTCACCGGGGACGGCGCGATCGGCGCCCCCCGCACCGTGCTCGGCGGACCCGACGAGGCCGTGGCCCAGGTGGAGTGGGCCGCCGACGGGACGCTCCTCGCGGTGAGCGACCGGGGCGGCTGGTGGAACCCGTACCGGGTCGACCCGCACAGCGGCGAGGCCGTCAACCTGTGCCCCCGCGAAGAGGAGTTCGGCGGGCCGCTGTGGAAGCCGGGACTGAGCTGGCTGGCACCGCTGCCGGACGGGCTCGTCGCCGTCCTGCACGGCCAGGGCTCCTCGGTGCTCGGCGTACTCGACCCCGAGAGCGGCGACCTGGTGGACGCCGCCGGCCCCTGGACGGCCTGGCAACCCACCCTGGCCGTCAGCGACTCCCGGGTCTTCGGGGTCGCCGCCAGCCCGCGCAGCGGCTACGAGGTCGTGGAACTCGACACCGCGACCGGCCACGCCCGGGTCATCGGCGCCCGGGCGGCCGACCCCGTCGACCCGTCCTACTACCCCGAGCCGCAGAGCCGGACCTTCACCGGCCCGGACGACCGCGAGATCCACGCCCACGTCTACCCGCCACACCACCCGGACCGGCCGGCCCCCGCCGACGAACTGCCCCCGTACGTGGTGTGGGTGCACGGCGGTCCCACCGACCACGTACCGCCCGTACTGGACCTGCACATCGCCTACTTCACCTCGCGCGGCATCGGCGTCGTCGAGGTCAACTACGGCGGCTCCTCCGGCTACGGCCGCGCCTACCGGGAGCGGCTGCGCGAGCAGTGGGGCGTGGTGGACGTGGAGGACTGCGCGGCCGTGGCCCGCGCCCTGGCCGCCGAGGGCACCGCCGACCCGGACCGGCTGGCGATCCGCGGCGGCAGCGCCGGCGGCTGGACCGCCGCGGCCTCCCTGGCCGCCACCGACCTGTACGCCTGCGCGGCGATCATCTACCCCGTGCTGGACCTGCGCGGCTTCGCGGCCGAGACGCACGACCTGGAATCCCGCTACATCGACGGCCTCGCCGGGCCACCGGCAACCCTCGACCTGCTCTGTCGCGAACGCTCCCCGGTGGCCCGCGCCGACCGGATCACCGCGCCCTTCGTGCTGCTCCAAGGCCTCGACGACCCGATCTGCCCGCCGGCCCAGGCCGAACGGCTCCTCGCCGCCCTGCGGGGTCGGGCCGTGCCGCACGCCTACGTGACCTTCGAGGGCGAGGGCCACGGCTTCCGCCGCGCGGACACCATGGTCCGCGCCCTGGAAGCGGAGCTGTCGCTGTACGCGCAGGTGTTCGGGATCGAGCGGACGGACGTGCCGCGGCTGCCACTGGAGCCGTGA
- a CDS encoding M55 family metallopeptidase → MKILVSADMEGATGVTWPADVLPGTPQWERCRSMFTSDVNAAVLGFYDGGADRVLVNEAHWTMRNLLLEKLDARAEMLTGRHKSLSMVEGVQHGDVDGIAFVGYHTGAGTEGVLAHTYLANSITGVWINGVRASEGLLNAHVVAEYGVPVILVTGDDLTCVDAAGYAPDAVTVAVKDHVSRYAAVCRTPARTAADIRAAATEAVALAVRHEPVVGGPFTVELEFDAEHLGLAATVVPGVERSGERRVAYTNETMYEGIRTFKAVTTVVSAAVEEQYG, encoded by the coding sequence ATGAAGATCCTCGTCTCCGCCGACATGGAGGGCGCCACCGGCGTCACCTGGCCCGCCGACGTGCTGCCCGGCACCCCCCAGTGGGAGCGCTGCCGGTCGATGTTCACCTCCGACGTGAACGCCGCCGTGCTCGGCTTCTACGACGGCGGCGCCGACCGGGTCCTCGTCAACGAGGCCCACTGGACCATGCGGAACCTCCTCCTGGAGAAGCTCGACGCCCGCGCCGAGATGCTCACCGGCCGGCACAAGTCGCTCTCCATGGTCGAGGGGGTCCAGCACGGCGACGTGGACGGCATCGCCTTCGTCGGCTACCACACCGGGGCCGGCACCGAAGGCGTCCTCGCCCACACCTACCTCGCGAACTCGATCACCGGGGTCTGGATCAACGGGGTGCGCGCCAGCGAGGGGCTGCTCAACGCCCACGTCGTCGCCGAGTACGGAGTCCCGGTCATCCTCGTCACCGGCGACGACCTGACCTGTGTCGACGCCGCCGGCTACGCCCCGGACGCGGTGACCGTCGCCGTCAAGGACCACGTCTCGCGGTACGCGGCCGTCTGCCGCACGCCGGCCCGCACGGCCGCCGACATCCGGGCCGCCGCGACGGAGGCCGTCGCCCTCGCGGTCCGCCACGAGCCCGTGGTGGGAGGCCCGTTCACGGTGGAACTGGAGTTCGACGCCGAGCACCTGGGCCTGGCCGCCACCGTGGTACCCGGGGTCGAACGTTCGGGCGAGCGCAGGGTCGCGTACACCAACGAGACGATGTACGAGGGGATCCGGACCTTCAAGGCGGTCACGACGGTCGTCTCGGCGGCTGTGGAGGAGCAGTATGGCTGA
- a CDS encoding GNAT family N-acetyltransferase, giving the protein MSQVTYLDEGNRVGIRPFRPADGPEFVTRVHESRALHHPWMFPPDTIEAYEPWAARLGDGDSRVGFLVCERAGGAVAGFVNVNNIVRGGFQCGALGYAAFAHAAGRGLLGEALDLVIRHAFAPAGQGLALHRLEANVQPGNAASLALVRSRGFRMEGLSPDFLHIDGAWRDHERWALTAEMSGPGGTRRPG; this is encoded by the coding sequence ATGTCTCAAGTCACCTACCTCGACGAGGGGAACAGGGTCGGGATCAGGCCCTTCCGGCCGGCCGACGGGCCCGAGTTCGTCACCCGCGTCCACGAGAGCCGCGCACTGCACCACCCCTGGATGTTCCCGCCCGACACCATCGAGGCGTACGAGCCCTGGGCGGCCCGCCTCGGCGACGGCGACAGCCGGGTCGGATTCCTCGTCTGCGAGCGCGCCGGCGGGGCCGTCGCCGGATTCGTCAACGTCAACAACATCGTCCGCGGGGGCTTCCAGTGCGGAGCCCTCGGCTACGCCGCCTTCGCCCACGCCGCCGGCCGGGGACTCCTCGGCGAGGCCCTCGACCTGGTGATCCGACACGCCTTCGCACCCGCCGGCCAGGGCCTCGCACTGCACCGCCTGGAGGCGAACGTCCAGCCCGGCAACGCCGCCTCCCTCGCCCTCGTGCGCAGCCGCGGCTTCCGCATGGAGGGCCTCTCCCCGGACTTCCTGCACATCGACGGGGCCTGGCGCGATCACGAGCGCTGGGCCCTGACCGCCGAAATGTCTGGTCCCGGGGGTACGCGTCGCCCAGGATGA
- a CDS encoding Rv2578c family radical SAM protein: protein MRWNHLTEDTGTEDRPGTGPAALFGADSVVTRTFDTPEFRGITFHEVRARSIVNRVPGASRMPFEWTVNPYRGCSHACVYCFARKTHGYLDLDTGIGFDSQIVVKTNAPELLRRELGSRRWTGAHIAMGTNVDCYQRAEGRYRLMPGIIEALGEHANPFSVLTKGTLILRDLPLLRAAAEVTEVGISVSVGFTDTALWRTVEPGTPSPAARLNVVRTLADAGIECGVLMAPVIPFLGDSPEQLRDTVRAVAEAGATSVTPLVLHLRPGAREWFTAWLGTHHPRLVSRYERLYAGGSYAPTWYQRRITRHVHELAAEYGIGPSRRGGSRRIPTPERPAEPAHAGPTQLTLL, encoded by the coding sequence ATGCGCTGGAACCATCTGACCGAGGACACCGGGACCGAGGACCGCCCGGGCACCGGACCCGCCGCGCTCTTCGGGGCGGACTCGGTCGTCACCCGCACCTTCGACACCCCCGAGTTCCGCGGGATCACCTTCCACGAGGTCCGCGCCCGCTCGATCGTGAACCGGGTGCCGGGGGCCTCGCGCATGCCGTTCGAATGGACGGTCAACCCCTACCGGGGCTGCAGCCACGCCTGCGTGTACTGCTTCGCGCGCAAGACCCACGGCTACCTCGACCTCGACACCGGCATCGGCTTCGACTCGCAGATCGTCGTCAAGACCAACGCCCCCGAACTGCTGCGCCGCGAACTCGGCTCGCGCCGCTGGACCGGCGCCCACATCGCCATGGGCACCAACGTCGACTGCTACCAACGGGCCGAGGGCCGCTATCGACTGATGCCGGGCATCATCGAGGCCCTGGGGGAGCACGCCAACCCCTTCTCCGTCCTCACCAAGGGGACCCTGATCCTGCGCGACCTGCCGCTGCTGCGCGCGGCCGCCGAGGTCACCGAGGTCGGGATCTCCGTCTCCGTCGGATTCACCGACACCGCGCTGTGGCGCACCGTCGAGCCCGGCACCCCCTCCCCCGCCGCCCGGCTGAACGTCGTACGGACCCTCGCGGACGCCGGCATCGAGTGCGGGGTGCTGATGGCCCCGGTCATCCCCTTCCTCGGGGACTCCCCGGAGCAACTGCGCGACACCGTCCGGGCCGTCGCCGAGGCGGGTGCCACCTCCGTCACACCGCTCGTGCTCCATCTGCGGCCGGGCGCCCGCGAGTGGTTCACGGCCTGGCTGGGGACGCACCACCCGCGGCTGGTGTCCCGCTACGAGCGGCTGTACGCGGGCGGGTCGTACGCGCCCACCTGGTACCAGCGCCGGATCACCCGGCACGTCCACGAACTCGCGGCGGAGTACGGCATCGGCCCCTCCCGCAGGGGCGGGTCCCGCCGGATCCCGACGCCCGAACGGCCGGCCGAGCCGGCGCACGCCGGTCCGACCCAGCTCACCCTCCTGTGA
- a CDS encoding SRPBCC family protein, whose protein sequence is MAQVEATTERIIAADAETVFDALADYSGTRGKLLPEHYSEYEVREGGDGEGTLVHWKLQATSKRVRDCLLEVTEPTDGQLVEKDRNSSMVTTWTVTPAGEGSAKVVVSTVWNGAGGIGGFFERTFAPKGLARIHDTLLANLAGEVEG, encoded by the coding sequence ATGGCGCAGGTCGAGGCCACCACGGAGCGGATCATCGCGGCCGACGCGGAGACCGTGTTCGACGCGCTGGCGGACTACTCGGGGACCCGGGGCAAGCTGCTCCCCGAGCACTACAGCGAGTACGAGGTGCGCGAGGGCGGCGACGGCGAGGGCACCCTGGTCCACTGGAAGCTCCAGGCGACCAGCAAGCGGGTGCGCGACTGCCTGCTGGAGGTCACCGAGCCCACCGACGGTCAGCTCGTGGAGAAGGACCGCAACTCCTCCATGGTCACCACCTGGACGGTGACCCCGGCCGGCGAGGGCAGCGCCAAGGTGGTCGTCAGCACCGTCTGGAACGGCGCGGGCGGCATCGGCGGCTTCTTCGAGCGCACCTTCGCCCCCAAGGGCCTCGCGCGCATCCACGACACCCTGCTCGCCAACCTGGCCGGCGAAGTCGAGGGCTGA
- a CDS encoding M20/M25/M40 family metallo-hydrolase produces the protein MHATETRPREAVDPTALDEVVDHTSGLIRIDTTNRGGGDCHERPAAEYVAERLAGAGLEPVLLERTPGRTNVVARIEGSDPGADALLVHGHLDVVPAEAADWSVHPFSGEIRDGVVWGRGAVDMKNMDAMVLSVVRAWARAGVKPRRDIVIAYTADEEDSAIDGSGFLADHHPELFEGCTEGLSESGAFTVHPAPGRSLYPIAAGERGTAWLKLTAHGTAGHGSKPNRANAVSRLAAAVTRIGEYEWPVRLTDTVTACITELAALEGLSVDPRGENLDLTELLAALGPAAALVQATVRQSANPTMLSAGYKLNVIPGQATAYVDGRTLPGGEAEFIATLDALTGPDVHWEFHHREVALEAPVDGRTFGILREAVEHFDPEGHVVPFCMAGGTDAKQFSRLGITGYGYSPLKLPPGFDYWSLFHGVDERVPVDALHFGVRVLDRALRAL, from the coding sequence ATGCACGCAACGGAGACCCGCCCCCGTGAAGCCGTGGACCCCACGGCGCTCGACGAGGTGGTCGACCACACCTCCGGCCTCATCCGCATCGACACCACCAATCGCGGCGGTGGCGACTGCCACGAGCGGCCGGCCGCCGAGTACGTCGCCGAACGGCTCGCCGGCGCGGGCCTGGAACCGGTCCTGCTCGAACGCACCCCGGGCCGCACCAACGTGGTGGCCCGGATCGAGGGCAGCGACCCCGGCGCCGACGCCCTCCTGGTCCACGGCCACCTCGACGTGGTGCCCGCCGAGGCCGCCGACTGGAGCGTGCACCCCTTCTCCGGCGAGATCCGCGACGGCGTCGTCTGGGGCCGCGGCGCCGTCGACATGAAGAACATGGACGCGATGGTGCTGTCCGTCGTACGGGCCTGGGCGCGGGCGGGCGTGAAGCCGCGCCGCGACATCGTGATCGCGTACACCGCAGACGAGGAGGACAGCGCGATCGACGGATCGGGCTTCCTCGCCGACCACCACCCGGAGCTCTTCGAGGGCTGTACGGAGGGGCTGAGCGAGTCCGGCGCCTTCACCGTCCACCCCGCCCCCGGCCGGTCCCTCTACCCGATCGCCGCCGGCGAGCGGGGCACCGCGTGGCTGAAGCTGACCGCGCACGGCACCGCCGGGCACGGCTCCAAGCCCAACCGGGCCAATGCCGTCAGCCGGCTCGCCGCCGCCGTCACCAGGATCGGCGAGTACGAGTGGCCGGTGCGCCTCACCGACACCGTGACCGCCTGCATCACCGAACTCGCCGCCCTGGAAGGCCTGTCGGTGGACCCGCGCGGCGAGAACCTCGATCTGACGGAGCTGCTCGCCGCGCTCGGCCCGGCCGCAGCCCTCGTGCAGGCCACCGTGCGACAGAGCGCCAACCCGACGATGCTCAGCGCCGGTTACAAGCTGAACGTGATCCCGGGCCAGGCCACCGCCTACGTGGACGGCCGCACCCTCCCCGGCGGGGAGGCCGAGTTCATCGCCACCCTCGACGCGCTCACCGGACCCGACGTGCACTGGGAGTTCCACCACCGCGAGGTGGCGCTCGAAGCCCCCGTGGACGGACGGACGTTCGGGATCCTGCGCGAGGCCGTCGAGCACTTCGACCCCGAAGGACACGTGGTCCCGTTCTGCATGGCGGGCGGCACCGACGCCAAGCAGTTCTCCCGGCTCGGCATCACCGGCTACGGCTACTCCCCGCTCAAGCTGCCGCCCGGCTTCGACTACTGGTCCCTCTTCCACGGCGTGGACGAGCGGGTCCCGGTCGACGCCCTGCACTTCGGCGTCCGCGTCCTCGACCGCGCCCTGCGCGCGCTGTGA